The proteins below come from a single uncultured Sunxiuqinia sp. genomic window:
- a CDS encoding DUF5908 family protein, protein MPVVIRELVIRANVTENSQDESAFSSAKSQSSKEEIIKECVEQVMEILKQKTER, encoded by the coding sequence ATGCCAGTAGTAATTCGAGAACTTGTTATACGAGCCAATGTGACTGAAAATTCTCAAGATGAGTCAGCCTTCTCTTCTGCTAAGAGTCAATCTTCAAAAGAAGAAATTATCAAAGAATGTGTTGAGCAGGTGATGGAAATTTTGAAACAAAAAACAGAACGTTAG